GTCCGGTCTTCTCGCCTTGCTGCCAGAGACGTTCGATGCGCTGGCTGGTTTGGAACTGGGTGGCGTGCCCATCGCCACGATGCTGTCGAACCAGACCGGCCGACCAGCGCGGTTCGTCCGCAAGGCAGCCAAGCCCTACGGGACACAGCGCCTGGCCGAGGGTGGTCCCGTGGACGGGCTGCGCCTCGTCGTGGTCGAGGACGTGATCACCTCAGGGGGACAGATCCTCCGATCCACCCGGCAACTCCGGCAACGCGGAGCCGTCGTCGAGACCGCGATCTGCGTGATCGACCGGGAATCCGGCGGGCGGGAGGCCTTGGCTGCCGAAGCGATCGAGCTACGCGCCTTGTTCACGGCCCAAGAACTGACTCGGGCGTGACCCAGGACTACCCGCGGTCATCCCCCCACCGACATCCGGCTTCCACGCGCGGACATCGCAGTGGTTAGGTGCGCTGGGACCATGGCCGCCTGTCCCCTCATAACGTCGAGCCTGGCCGGCAGTAGTTCGACTGTTCGACACTGGGCGGACCGTAGAGTGCGACCCTCGGAGCAACCGAGATCGAGCGAGAGACCCGTGCGAGCGTTTGTCATCGACCATTCGTCGCTTCTCGTCGCGCTCCTGAGAGCTCTCCTGATGCGAGTGCTGGATGCTCTAAGAAGTGTCATTCGGCGGCCTCGCCGTTGGACCGATCATGTGGTCGCGAGGGGCCAGCGACTGGCGGAGTTGATGGCCCAGCAAGAGCACCTGATGACCCTCATGCTTGCCAAGTACCACCCGCTCACTCCTGCGAGCGCCATCGCTGACGACGCTCGGCAACTCGTGTCCCTGCTCGCTGAAATTGAATCGACAGCGGTCGAGATCAGGAGAGTGCCCGCTCTGCGGGAGGCAACAGACCGCCTGCTCGATGCCGGGCTACGCGCCGCCGAGTTCGCTCAGCATGTGTCGAGATGGCGCCGTGTGGACATGAACGCGTGGCATACAACTACGGAAGCGTGGGCTGCAGAGCGCGTTCGATTCAGAGGCGAGCTTGATGCCCTGAATGGGCGCGGTATCCGGCTCTTCCGCTCTGGCGCTGCCCGCTGAAGC
This Actinomycetota bacterium DNA region includes the following protein-coding sequences:
- the pyrE gene encoding orotate phosphoribosyltransferase, translated to MTLASRINDAVQLTGRFRLRSGAMSDTYFDKYALEADPQLLAEVTSGLLALLPETFDALAGLELGGVPIATMLSNQTGRPARFVRKAAKPYGTQRLAEGGPVDGLRLVVVEDVITSGGQILRSTRQLRQRGAVVETAICVIDRESGGREALAAEAIELRALFTAQELTRA